Part of the Cohnella candidum genome, GTGCTTCGGGCCGTTTACGATTCTTTCTATCGGCTCGGACCCAAAACCGGGATGACGGGATCGGTAATGACACTGCTTGGCATTCAGGATCAAGAGATTTTCCTCGAGACGGCGCTGGACGGCGTGGTGAATCGGACGCTTCCCAACACGGAGCTGATGCGGATCCTGTTCGCTGCCGCCGACGCCGGCGACGGAGCGGCGCTGGAAATCGTCGACCGTTCCGCCGAGCAGCTCGCCCGATCCACCGCGGGCTGCATGAACAGCTTGGACTTCGGCGAAGAAGTGGATATCGTGCTGGCCGGATCGGTGTGGGTGAAGGCCGAAACCCCGCTTCTGCTCGACCGATACAAAAAATACGTGGCCCAATGGACCACGCACAGCTGCCGCTATTCGATCTTGGATGTGCCTCCGGCCGCCGGCGCCATCCTATGGGCGCTCGAATTGACTCGCGGGCACGCCCCCGAACCCGAACCCCGGCGGAAAGTCATCCATGAACTGCATCAACGGATCAACAACGGACGGTGACCGCGAGCACGCGGCAAGCCATCCGGCACGAAGGAAGCCTGAACTCCCCGTTCAGGCTTCCATTGCGTTTACGGCCGCTTCCACCAGGTCGTCGAAAAAGTCGTCGTTCTCTTCGATCGCCTGTTCCACCGCCTCGATTTGCTGTTCGACGCCCGATTCGCTGAGGAAATTCAACGAATAGTTCCAGTCGTCCATCCGTTTGTCGCTCTGCAGCGTCAATTCGTACGGCTGCTTATGTCCTTCCACCTCGAAACGGACGCGGCCGAAATAACCGTCCCTCTCGTTGTAAGCCATCTCCGCGCTCGTTATCTTCGCGTTCATTGCGTCTTCCTCCTTGATCAAATCGCCGTCAGAATCAAAGGCTCTCCCCGCGTCACCACGATCGTATGCTCGAACTGGGCGACGAAGCTTCCGTCGGAACATACCAACCCCCAACCGTCGTCGGCTTCATCGACGAGCTCCGCGCCCGTCGTCAGGAACGTTTCCACGGCCAGCACCAGCCCATTGGTCAGCAGCCGGTTATCACGCGGATCGCGAAAATTCAATATGTTGTCCGGCGCTTCGTGCAGCGCTTTGCCGATGCCGTGGCCCGACAGGTTGCGGATGACGTGGAATCCGTCCGAGCGAGCCTCCTGTTCGATGATCCGGCCGATCTGATTCACTTTCGTCCCGGCCTTCGCTTGCCCGATCGCTTTCAAGAGCGCCCGCTTCGAACTCGCGCACAGCTTCTCTTTCAGTGCCGAACGGCTGGGCGGCACGACGATCGTCGCGCCCGTATCCGCGTAGTAGCCGTCCAGCTCGGCGGACACGTCGACGTTGACGACGTCGCCCTCCCGGAGCTTGGCCGTTCCGGGGATGCCGTGCGCCGCAACTTGATTGAGGCTGATGCAGGTCGTCCCGGGAAACCCGTACACCTGATTCGGCGCGGACTTCGCGCCGTGCCGGTCCAACACCCGTTTGCCGATTTCGTCCAGCTCGGCCGTCGTGATTCCCGCTCTCGCGTTTTTCAGCATTTCCTCCCGCGCCATCGCAACGATTTTACCTATGCGCCTCAGCGCGATCAGATCGTTTTCGGAACCGACCGTCATCTCATGTCCTCCGTCCGTTGTGCGTTTAGCTTCATTATACTCTTCTTCGGCTCACGCGCAGGCATGCATTGTCACGTAAGCGTAAACATTTTGTATCGAAAAGCTTGACATGATACAATTTGTATCATACATTACAAATAGGGTTAACCTGAATTCGTGTCAAGGGGTTATGCTCATGAACATGAACATGGGAGAACGCCTGAGGGAACTTCGACTCCGGCGGAATATCTCTCAGGAAGAGGTGGCTCGCCATATCGGCATTACGCGGTCGGCGTACAGCCACTATGAGATCAATAACCGCCAGCCCGTGTACGAGACGCTGATCAAATTGGCCGCTTTTTTCGACGTTTCGCTGGATTATATGATCGGAGGCACCTCCTCCAAGCATAAATCCGAGACTTCGGACACTCAAGACACCCGCGAAATCATGTCCCTTCTCCAACACATGGACCAGGAACAACGAAGAAAGTCCATCCGGTTAATGAGCGATTTGATCCGCCAAGAACCCCAAGAACGAAGCGGCGGCGGTTAGCCCGGCCGATCCCTTCCGTCAGGAAGGGATTTTGGCGCCCCGCGATTCCCACATCGGAAGCCGGATTCGGAAAGCGCCCCCGCCCTCCGGCCGGTTGAAAGCCCCGATCGTCCCTCCGTGCAGTTCCACGATCTCGCGAGAAATGGCAAGCCCCAGTCCGCTTCCGCCGGAAG contains:
- a CDS encoding N-acetylglucosamine kinase; translation: MANPNCVIGVDGGNSKTDYFLFDIKGNFIDHIRAGTCSHERFPDGYVSAHRVMNENISELLGRNGLAIEDVKAAAFGLAGADVPSQKKRLSEILERIGFNLYAVDNDSFLGIKAGCPTGSGICSINGSGTVTGGISPSGRRLQVGGVGSELSGDEAGGYFLARKVLRAVYDSFYRLGPKTGMTGSVMTLLGIQDQEIFLETALDGVVNRTLPNTELMRILFAAADAGDGAALEIVDRSAEQLARSTAGCMNSLDFGEEVDIVLAGSVWVKAETPLLLDRYKKYVAQWTTHSCRYSILDVPPAAGAILWALELTRGHAPEPEPRRKVIHELHQRINNGR
- the map gene encoding type I methionyl aminopeptidase: MTVGSENDLIALRRIGKIVAMAREEMLKNARAGITTAELDEIGKRVLDRHGAKSAPNQVYGFPGTTCISLNQVAAHGIPGTAKLREGDVVNVDVSAELDGYYADTGATIVVPPSRSALKEKLCASSKRALLKAIGQAKAGTKVNQIGRIIEQEARSDGFHVIRNLSGHGIGKALHEAPDNILNFRDPRDNRLLTNGLVLAVETFLTTGAELVDEADDGWGLVCSDGSFVAQFEHTIVVTRGEPLILTAI
- a CDS encoding helix-turn-helix transcriptional regulator; translation: MNMNMGERLRELRLRRNISQEEVARHIGITRSAYSHYEINNRQPVYETLIKLAAFFDVSLDYMIGGTSSKHKSETSDTQDTREIMSLLQHMDQEQRRKSIRLMSDLIRQEPQERSGGG